The following proteins come from a genomic window of Synechococcus sp. BIOS-E4-1:
- a CDS encoding class I fructose-bisphosphate aldolase produces MALSDYSSELIATAQSLASPGKGILAVDESTKTIGKRLGSIGVENTEANRQAYRGMLFTTAGLGDFISGAILYEETLFQNHADGESMVSKLGKLGIIPGIKVDKGLRPLAGAGSVETLCTGLDGLVERAADYYAQGARFAKWRAVLQITSDGCPSPLSVRENAWGLARYARSVQESGLVPIVEPEILMDGDHTIETTARIQEHVIQEVYHACQANGVLLEGTLLKPSMTVQGADCSGKADPAKVAAMTVRTLERSVPASVPGIVFLSGGLSEEAASVYLNNMNTIERKAKWNLGFSYGRALQHSCLKGWAGTNLEAGQKALLARAQANSEASLGRYVPGSQPSSDEQLFVAGYTY; encoded by the coding sequence ATGGCACTGTCTGATTATTCCTCCGAACTGATTGCAACCGCGCAATCCCTCGCCTCACCTGGCAAGGGAATTCTCGCTGTGGATGAATCCACCAAGACCATTGGCAAGCGCCTGGGCTCCATCGGAGTTGAGAACACCGAAGCCAATCGCCAGGCTTATCGCGGAATGCTCTTCACCACAGCCGGCCTCGGAGACTTCATCAGCGGCGCCATTCTCTACGAAGAGACCCTCTTCCAGAACCATGCCGACGGCGAGTCGATGGTGAGCAAGCTTGGAAAGCTGGGCATTATTCCCGGCATCAAGGTCGACAAGGGCCTGCGTCCGCTGGCAGGCGCTGGTTCGGTCGAAACCCTTTGCACTGGTCTGGACGGACTGGTCGAACGTGCAGCCGACTATTACGCCCAAGGTGCGCGTTTCGCCAAATGGCGCGCCGTTTTGCAGATCACTTCAGACGGCTGCCCCTCACCATTGTCTGTTCGGGAGAATGCCTGGGGCCTGGCTCGCTACGCCCGCTCAGTCCAGGAATCCGGCCTTGTTCCAATTGTGGAGCCAGAAATCCTGATGGATGGTGATCACACCATCGAAACCACGGCCCGAATTCAGGAGCACGTGATCCAGGAGGTTTATCACGCCTGTCAGGCCAACGGTGTTCTGCTCGAGGGAACGCTGCTGAAGCCTTCGATGACCGTGCAGGGCGCCGATTGCTCCGGCAAGGCTGATCCAGCCAAAGTCGCTGCGATGACTGTGCGCACTCTGGAACGCAGCGTCCCCGCAAGCGTTCCCGGCATCGTCTTCCTCTCTGGTGGCCTGAGCGAAGAAGCGGCATCGGTCTACCTGAACAACATGAACACCATTGAGCGCAAGGCGAAGTGGAATCTGGGCTTCTCCTACGGAAGAGCACTGCAGCACTCCTGCCTGAAGGGATGGGCAGGTACCAATCTCGAAGCTGGCCAGAAAGCACTGCTTGCACGTGCACAAGCCAACTCTGAGGCCTCACTCGGCCGCTATGTGCCCGGCTCCCAGCCCTCCTCCGACGAGCAACTGTTCGTAGCCGGCTACACCTATTGA
- a CDS encoding isoprenylcysteine carboxylmethyltransferase family protein, which produces MTDWKDAFTGWGLSWDGWINNRRGEWWLLAQLALITCHLLPAWPKPEFFGISWPLAAQLTGLIILAIGLGLAVQGFLTLGPSLSPLPDPKPGAVLITTGVYASCRHPLYRAVLVCSLGVVIALASLFHLLLFLALVSVLTGKARREERALLRMLPSYADYMKTTAAIVAHCPGLDWRRLEAS; this is translated from the coding sequence GTGACCGACTGGAAAGACGCTTTCACAGGCTGGGGACTGAGCTGGGACGGATGGATCAACAACCGGCGCGGTGAGTGGTGGTTGCTGGCGCAGCTGGCCCTGATCACCTGCCATCTGTTGCCCGCCTGGCCCAAGCCTGAGTTCTTCGGGATCAGCTGGCCTCTTGCTGCTCAACTCACGGGCCTGATCATCCTGGCCATCGGACTGGGCCTGGCCGTCCAGGGATTTCTGACGCTGGGGCCCAGCCTTTCTCCCTTACCAGATCCGAAACCGGGAGCCGTTCTGATCACAACAGGGGTCTATGCAAGCTGCCGGCATCCCCTCTACCGAGCGGTACTGGTCTGTTCTCTGGGAGTGGTGATCGCTTTGGCAAGCCTGTTCCATCTTCTGCTCTTTCTCGCTCTGGTCTCTGTGCTGACAGGCAAGGCCCGACGCGAGGAGCGCGCACTGCTTCGAATGCTTCCCTCCTATGCGGACTACATGAAAACGACGGCGGCCATCGTCGCCCATTGCCCGGGGTTGGACTGGCGCCGACTCGAGGCCAGCTGA
- the purS gene encoding phosphoribosylformylglycinamidine synthase subunit PurS: MPRYQARVLVHLRPSVLDPAGEAARAAASRLGVDGVERLRIGKAVELELEASDEAEARRNLELLSDRLLANPVIENWTLELTQP, translated from the coding sequence GTGCCGCGTTACCAAGCCCGCGTTCTGGTGCACCTGCGCCCATCGGTTCTCGACCCAGCCGGTGAAGCTGCCAGGGCTGCCGCGTCCCGCCTCGGTGTGGATGGTGTGGAGCGACTGCGCATCGGCAAGGCAGTGGAGCTGGAGTTGGAGGCGTCTGATGAGGCGGAAGCACGTCGCAACCTGGAGCTGCTCAGTGATCGGCTGCTGGCCAATCCCGTGATCGAGAACTGGACTCTTGAGCTGACCCAGCCATGA
- a CDS encoding MliC family protein, which yields MSAKKLSPGSLIVLRCLAAAALLGGFSSSLLCLKAEELSLQKASSASYRCSGGEQLEATYYGLRDGSLAFVRLRLPDGRQLTLPQISSASGARFSADSEFTWWIKGNSGFLQQRDSHGKWNVTLKDCDSVT from the coding sequence GTGTCTGCAAAAAAGCTGTCTCCAGGGAGTTTGATCGTGTTGCGTTGTCTTGCAGCAGCAGCTCTTCTCGGGGGATTCTCAAGCTCACTGCTGTGCCTCAAGGCCGAAGAGCTCAGTCTTCAAAAGGCGTCAAGCGCGAGCTACCGCTGCAGCGGTGGTGAGCAGCTTGAGGCGACCTACTACGGGCTTCGCGATGGTTCTCTGGCGTTTGTGCGTCTGCGACTGCCGGATGGTCGTCAGCTCACTTTGCCGCAGATTTCCTCGGCATCAGGAGCCCGATTCAGTGCTGACAGCGAGTTCACCTGGTGGATCAAAGGCAACAGCGGTTTCCTTCAGCAGCGCGACTCTCATGGCAAGTGGAATGTCACGTTGAAGGACTGTGATTCAGTGACCTAG
- a CDS encoding LD-carboxypeptidase has protein sequence MRRRSLLALALSAGSGVAVSFAEGHLKAASSSRQPRPVPPLRRGSRLRAINPGTWMDPETDFTPLLQRCAAQGWALEIPESVRGQWQWFSATDAQRRASIEEAWNDPTLDGVVYVGGGWGAARVLESGLRFPERPFWSLGFSDSSALLLAQWQAGLLGAIHGSAWGVEKQWQRTVDLLSGRPTQPLQGRGLRGGMARGRLVVTNLTVATHLIGTRWFPSLKGAILVLEDVGEAPYRVDRMLTQWRSAGLFKGLAGVACGRFSWKEDDVLPGDFSMAEILEERLSDLGVPLVMDLPLGHGLPNLALPLGREALLNAQSGQLTLQA, from the coding sequence ATGCGTCGTCGTTCTCTTCTGGCGCTGGCTCTCTCCGCCGGCTCAGGAGTTGCTGTGTCTTTTGCTGAAGGCCATCTCAAAGCCGCTTCCAGTTCGCGTCAACCTCGGCCAGTGCCTCCACTTCGCCGAGGTTCCCGGCTTAGAGCCATCAATCCAGGCACCTGGATGGATCCTGAGACAGATTTCACGCCATTGCTTCAGCGATGCGCCGCCCAAGGCTGGGCTCTCGAAATTCCAGAAAGCGTTAGAGGCCAGTGGCAATGGTTTTCTGCCACTGATGCGCAACGACGTGCGTCGATCGAAGAGGCCTGGAACGATCCAACTCTCGATGGTGTTGTTTATGTGGGAGGTGGCTGGGGTGCTGCGCGGGTGCTTGAGTCTGGTTTGCGGTTTCCCGAGCGACCTTTCTGGTCTTTGGGTTTCTCTGACAGCAGTGCCCTGCTGCTCGCCCAGTGGCAGGCCGGTCTGCTGGGAGCCATCCATGGCTCTGCCTGGGGCGTTGAGAAACAGTGGCAACGCACGGTTGATCTGCTGAGCGGACGACCGACACAACCCCTCCAAGGACGAGGGTTACGCGGTGGCATGGCACGGGGGCGACTGGTGGTGACCAACCTCACGGTCGCCACCCATTTGATTGGTACCCGCTGGTTCCCCTCGCTCAAGGGAGCGATTCTGGTGCTGGAGGATGTGGGCGAGGCGCCCTATCGAGTGGATCGCATGCTCACCCAATGGCGCAGCGCAGGACTGTTCAAAGGTTTGGCTGGAGTGGCATGTGGTCGCTTTAGTTGGAAGGAAGACGACGTTCTGCCTGGAGATTTCTCCATGGCGGAAATCCTTGAGGAACGCCTGAGTGATCTCGGCGTGCCTCTGGTGATGGATCTTCCTCTTGGCCATGGTTTACCGAACCTGGCACTTCCTCTGGGACGCGAAGCACTGCTGAACGCACAATCAGGACAACTCACACTGCAGGCCTGA
- a CDS encoding Gfo/Idh/MocA family protein → MAPNPTPQLPIGVAIAGLGFGEAVHLPALQNVSELEPVALWHPRQDRLDQACSNFGLTGYSHWDSLLEDSQVDAVIIATPPAPRYELAKRALKAGKHLLLEKPVALNAGEVADLQREAIGRGLSVAVDFEYRAVPLFQQAARLLQQGAVGTPWLVKLDWLMSSRANPQRAWNWYSQAQKGGGVLGALGTHAFDTLAWLIGSVGEPQAMTRTAIERRPDSEGSMRAVDADDIALINVELVTHQGGAVAAQMALSSVARNGRGCWIEIYGSEGSLVLGSENQKDYVHGFSLTLQRDGEAPRNVQPDEDLRFGTTWSDGRVAPVARLQRWWAESIHSGHPMVPGLAEGLASQQACERTLSSR, encoded by the coding sequence ATGGCTCCCAATCCGACACCTCAACTCCCGATTGGTGTTGCCATCGCCGGTCTCGGATTCGGCGAAGCGGTGCATCTGCCCGCTCTGCAGAACGTTTCCGAGCTGGAACCTGTCGCTCTCTGGCATCCTCGTCAGGATCGGCTGGATCAGGCCTGCAGCAACTTCGGGCTGACTGGCTACAGCCACTGGGACTCACTCCTCGAGGATTCCCAAGTCGATGCAGTCATCATTGCCACACCACCGGCCCCGCGTTATGAGCTGGCGAAACGAGCTCTGAAAGCAGGCAAGCATCTGCTGCTTGAGAAACCGGTCGCCCTGAACGCGGGGGAGGTGGCGGATCTGCAGCGCGAAGCCATCGGCAGAGGTCTCAGCGTTGCCGTTGACTTCGAATACAGAGCAGTTCCATTGTTTCAACAGGCAGCACGCCTTCTCCAGCAGGGAGCCGTGGGAACTCCCTGGCTCGTGAAACTGGACTGGTTGATGAGCAGCAGGGCCAATCCGCAACGAGCCTGGAACTGGTATTCGCAGGCACAAAAGGGGGGAGGCGTTCTCGGAGCTCTAGGGACCCATGCCTTTGACACATTGGCCTGGTTGATCGGTTCTGTGGGAGAACCACAGGCCATGACACGCACCGCCATTGAACGGCGACCTGATTCCGAAGGCAGCATGCGAGCCGTCGACGCTGACGACATTGCCCTGATCAATGTCGAATTAGTGACTCATCAGGGCGGGGCTGTAGCCGCACAGATGGCACTGTCGTCGGTTGCCCGCAATGGTCGTGGCTGCTGGATTGAGATCTACGGATCCGAAGGCAGTCTGGTTCTCGGAAGTGAAAACCAGAAGGATTATGTGCATGGTTTTTCCCTCACCCTGCAGAGAGATGGAGAAGCTCCTCGCAACGTCCAGCCGGATGAGGATCTGCGCTTCGGCACAACATGGAGTGATGGACGCGTGGCCCCTGTCGCTCGTCTGCAGCGCTGGTGGGCAGAAAGCATCCACAGCGGCCATCCGATGGTGCCCGGCCTCGCTGAGGGCCTGGCGAGTCAGCAAGCCTGTGAGAGGACTTTGTCGTCACGCTGA
- a CDS encoding TMEM175 family protein, with product MDGVQNPISPAERRSFDRLINFTDAVVAIAITLQLLPLVDIKATDGESMWKLISDNSSQIFAFWLSFLILSVLWLKHNQVFNSMRAFDGTIFWLNSIWMALIVFLPWPTALYGSLNDGQLTESQGIGLFYWWTLALISGIGWLVAIHAWQKPELLEQSVLLERSENSGLKKYRGAGFVAAFLLIGLAAEFSPQLTPYLIIGIIPMDLLLRKRSGRKSRQIDVGDSI from the coding sequence ATGGACGGCGTTCAAAATCCAATCTCGCCTGCCGAGCGACGATCATTCGATCGATTAATCAATTTCACGGATGCTGTTGTTGCAATCGCCATTACCCTTCAGCTGCTTCCACTTGTTGACATTAAAGCGACTGATGGAGAGTCAATGTGGAAACTAATCAGCGATAACTCATCTCAAATTTTTGCTTTTTGGCTTAGCTTTTTAATCCTTTCCGTACTCTGGCTCAAGCACAATCAGGTCTTCAATTCGATGAGGGCTTTTGATGGAACGATTTTCTGGTTGAATTCAATTTGGATGGCATTGATTGTCTTTCTACCCTGGCCTACAGCACTTTACGGTTCCTTGAATGATGGCCAGCTAACTGAATCGCAGGGAATTGGTCTTTTTTACTGGTGGACACTCGCCCTGATCAGCGGCATTGGATGGCTTGTGGCAATCCATGCATGGCAAAAGCCGGAGCTGTTAGAGCAGTCAGTACTCCTGGAGAGGAGCGAAAACTCTGGACTCAAAAAATATCGTGGTGCAGGCTTCGTTGCAGCTTTTCTATTGATTGGTCTTGCTGCTGAATTTTCGCCTCAGCTGACTCCCTATCTGATTATTGGAATTATTCCGATGGACTTGCTGCTGAGAAAAAGATCAGGACGCAAAAGCAGACAGATTGATGTAGGCGACAGCATCTGA
- the purQ gene encoding phosphoribosylformylglycinamidine synthase subunit PurQ — protein MTIGVVVFPGSNCDRDVRWATEGCLGMPTRYLWHEERDLSGLAAVVLPGGFSYGDYLRCGAIARFAPVLESLLGFASSGGRVLGICNGFQVLTELGLLPGALTRNRDLHFICEDTALSVVSDRSPWLSSRGRGSQFYLPIAHGEGRYQCSDDTLKQLQDDDAIALQYCVNPNGSVGDIAGITNASGSVLGLMPHPERACDQQTGGTAGRAILEALLS, from the coding sequence ATGACCATCGGGGTTGTCGTTTTTCCAGGATCGAACTGCGACCGTGATGTTCGCTGGGCCACCGAGGGCTGCCTGGGGATGCCCACGCGTTACCTCTGGCATGAGGAACGGGACCTGAGTGGCCTTGCTGCAGTTGTTCTTCCCGGTGGCTTCAGTTATGGGGACTATCTGCGCTGCGGCGCGATAGCCCGGTTTGCTCCGGTCCTTGAATCGCTGCTCGGTTTCGCCTCATCCGGTGGACGGGTGCTTGGCATCTGCAATGGTTTCCAGGTGTTGACAGAACTGGGACTGCTGCCTGGAGCGCTCACCCGTAACCGTGATCTTCACTTCATCTGTGAAGACACCGCTCTTTCTGTCGTGAGTGATCGCTCTCCATGGCTGTCCTCCCGTGGTCGTGGCAGTCAGTTTTACTTGCCGATTGCCCACGGCGAAGGGCGTTACCAATGCAGCGATGACACGCTCAAGCAGCTTCAAGATGACGATGCCATTGCTCTCCAGTACTGCGTGAATCCCAATGGCTCCGTGGGCGATATCGCCGGTATCACCAATGCATCCGGTTCGGTGCTCGGACTGATGCCTCATCCTGAGCGTGCCTGTGATCAGCAGACGGGAGGAACGGCAGGTCGAGCCATCCTGGAAGCGCTGCTCTCCTGA
- a CDS encoding histidine phosphatase family protein produces the protein MAACSSGSVSDDSSKDKEKISADRSEVEAYEQNDTTLSGEQNNKDFVNKLDDTDLVSALRDGGHVIYLRHTKTVKDWGDQVSPALNLSDCNTQRRLSTEGKADAKVIGEGIKAANIPIGDVISSDYCRAYNTADLAFGRYTKNSNLNFLPCVECTPDDYKEYATRVAPLMSALPETGKNTVLVGHDDPFQGVTMPVVPTNGIYPAPMGVAYVVKPLGDDKFELVAKILPNQWEPLSQL, from the coding sequence ATGGCGGCATGCTCATCTGGATCGGTCAGCGACGACTCATCCAAGGACAAGGAAAAAATCTCAGCCGATAGAAGTGAGGTCGAAGCCTACGAGCAGAACGACACCACCCTTTCGGGAGAACAGAACAACAAAGATTTCGTCAACAAACTCGACGACACTGACCTTGTCAGCGCTCTGAGAGATGGCGGCCATGTCATCTACCTCCGGCACACGAAAACCGTTAAGGATTGGGGTGATCAGGTCAGCCCCGCACTGAATCTTTCCGATTGCAACACTCAGCGGCGCCTGAGTACTGAAGGCAAGGCTGATGCCAAAGTCATCGGTGAAGGCATCAAGGCCGCAAACATTCCTATCGGAGATGTCATCTCAAGCGACTACTGCCGTGCCTACAACACTGCTGATCTCGCTTTCGGCAGATACACCAAGAATTCAAACCTGAATTTCCTGCCCTGTGTTGAGTGCACTCCGGACGATTACAAGGAATACGCCACGCGTGTCGCTCCTTTGATGTCCGCGCTGCCTGAGACCGGGAAAAACACTGTCCTCGTTGGACATGATGATCCTTTCCAGGGAGTGACCATGCCTGTCGTTCCGACCAATGGTATTTATCCAGCACCCATGGGCGTTGCCTACGTTGTGAAGCCACTTGGAGATGACAAATTCGAGTTGGTCGCCAAGATCCTTCCCAATCAGTGGGAGCCTCTCTCTCAACTTTGA
- a CDS encoding SDR family NAD(P)-dependent oxidoreductase, whose translation MRTVVITGSNRGIGAAVARRLIDQGHQLCLAVRDPEALLGTDLDPAQAPARLMSCPYDARVPENAQRVVEATLNRFGSLDTLIHCAGILRRTPLLFSEEQQSEPDELWKVNVMGPWWLTRAAWSALVDSGRGRIQVLVSMSGKRSKGSLAGYTASKFALMGLCQTMRNEGWENGIRVTAVCPGWVNTRMAAGVKTMPPEQMTQPEDLASLCAHLLTLPSAAVPFECAVNASLER comes from the coding sequence ATGAGAACCGTTGTGATCACAGGTTCCAACCGGGGGATTGGAGCTGCGGTGGCTCGCAGGCTGATCGATCAGGGTCATCAGCTCTGCCTGGCAGTGCGGGATCCCGAGGCCTTGCTGGGAACTGATCTGGATCCAGCGCAAGCTCCAGCCCGCCTCATGTCATGCCCCTATGACGCTCGCGTTCCTGAGAATGCTCAACGGGTCGTCGAGGCAACCCTGAACCGGTTTGGATCCCTGGACACGCTCATCCACTGCGCCGGAATCCTGCGTCGCACGCCCCTGCTGTTCAGTGAGGAGCAACAGTCTGAACCGGATGAACTCTGGAAGGTGAACGTGATGGGTCCCTGGTGGTTGACCCGAGCTGCCTGGTCAGCCCTCGTTGACTCCGGACGGGGTCGGATTCAGGTGCTGGTTTCGATGAGCGGCAAGAGGTCCAAAGGTTCGCTTGCTGGATATACCGCTTCCAAATTCGCATTGATGGGCCTTTGCCAGACCATGCGCAACGAGGGGTGGGAGAACGGCATTCGCGTGACCGCCGTCTGTCCCGGTTGGGTGAATACCCGGATGGCTGCAGGGGTCAAGACGATGCCTCCTGAGCAGATGACCCAGCCCGAGGATCTGGCCAGCCTCTGCGCGCATCTGCTGACGCTCCCATCGGCGGCAGTCCCCTTTGAGTGCGCTGTTAATGCATCGCTTGAGCGCTGA
- the fba gene encoding class II fructose-bisphosphate aldolase (catalyzes the reversible aldol condensation of dihydroxyacetonephosphate and glyceraldehyde 3-phosphate in the Calvin cycle, glycolysis, and/or gluconeogenesis) — protein MALVPLRLLLDHAAENGYGIPAFNVNNLEQVQAIMEAADETDSPVILQASRGARSYAGEIFLRHLILAATETYPHIPVVMHQDHGNAPDTCYSAAINGFTSVMMDGSLEADAKTPASYDYNVSVTKQVVDFAHSVGVSVEGELGCLGSLETGKGEAEDGHGFEGELSKDMLLTDPAEAADFVAKTKCDALAIAIGTSHGAYKFTRKPTGEVLAISRIAEIHKAIPNTHLVMHGSSSVPQEWLEMINKHGGSIPETYGVPVEEIQEGIRNGVRKVNIDTDNRLAFTAAVREAAIADPANFDPRHFNKPARKYMKQVCLDRYQQFWAAGNASKIQQQSITYYAGLYAKGALDPKAAVAV, from the coding sequence ATGGCGCTCGTTCCGCTTCGGCTTCTGCTCGACCACGCTGCCGAAAACGGCTACGGCATCCCTGCATTCAACGTCAACAACCTTGAGCAGGTGCAGGCAATCATGGAAGCGGCCGACGAGACCGACAGCCCGGTCATCCTGCAGGCTTCCCGTGGCGCACGCAGCTATGCGGGTGAGATTTTTCTACGCCACCTGATCCTGGCCGCAACTGAAACCTATCCCCACATTCCAGTGGTGATGCATCAGGACCATGGCAATGCCCCTGATACCTGCTACTCGGCGGCCATCAATGGATTCACTTCCGTGATGATGGATGGATCACTGGAAGCTGACGCCAAAACACCCGCCAGTTACGACTACAACGTTTCAGTGACCAAGCAGGTTGTTGATTTTGCCCACTCCGTTGGCGTGAGTGTCGAAGGTGAACTGGGATGCCTGGGTTCACTGGAGACCGGAAAAGGCGAAGCCGAAGATGGCCATGGCTTCGAGGGTGAACTCTCCAAGGACATGCTTCTCACCGATCCAGCAGAAGCCGCAGATTTCGTGGCCAAAACCAAGTGCGATGCTCTGGCCATCGCGATCGGCACCAGCCATGGAGCTTACAAATTCACCCGCAAACCCACCGGTGAAGTGCTGGCCATCAGCCGAATCGCTGAGATTCACAAGGCCATTCCTAACACTCACCTGGTGATGCACGGATCCTCCTCAGTGCCCCAGGAGTGGCTGGAGATGATTAACAAGCATGGCGGTTCAATCCCTGAAACCTATGGAGTGCCTGTTGAGGAAATCCAGGAAGGGATTCGCAACGGTGTTCGCAAAGTGAACATCGACACCGACAATCGCCTTGCTTTCACAGCCGCAGTACGTGAGGCTGCGATCGCTGATCCAGCTAATTTTGACCCCCGCCATTTCAACAAGCCTGCTCGCAAATACATGAAGCAGGTCTGCCTTGACCGCTATCAGCAGTTCTGGGCAGCAGGCAATGCCAGCAAAATTCAACAGCAGAGCATCACCTACTACGCCGGCCTCTACGCCAAGGGTGCACTGGATCCCAAAGCTGCTGTTGCTGTCTAA
- a CDS encoding pentapeptide repeat-containing protein, with protein sequence MVFAGGAAEAITAPELRGQRAVQDITADMHGRDLKEKEFLKADLREVNLSETDLRGAVINTSQLQGADLRGADLEDVVAFSSRFDGADLRDANFTNAMLMQSRFTDAEIEGTDFTNAVIDLPQLKALCGRATGVNSRSGLSTRDTLGCR encoded by the coding sequence ATGGTTTTTGCTGGTGGCGCTGCTGAAGCGATTACGGCTCCGGAGCTGCGCGGGCAACGGGCTGTTCAGGACATCACAGCCGATATGCATGGACGCGATCTCAAAGAGAAGGAATTCCTCAAAGCCGATCTGCGTGAGGTGAATCTCAGCGAGACCGATTTGCGTGGTGCTGTGATCAATACCTCGCAGCTCCAGGGAGCTGATCTTCGGGGAGCTGATCTTGAGGATGTCGTTGCCTTTTCAAGCCGCTTTGACGGAGCTGATTTGCGCGATGCCAATTTCACCAACGCGATGCTGATGCAGAGTCGCTTCACCGATGCTGAAATCGAAGGAACGGATTTCACCAATGCTGTGATCGACCTTCCCCAGCTCAAGGCCTTGTGCGGCAGGGCCACGGGTGTCAACAGTCGCAGTGGTCTCAGCACCCGTGACACCCTGGGGTGTCGCTGA
- the cobW gene encoding cobalamin biosynthesis protein CobW — translation MPSRLPVTVITGFLGAGKTTLLRHLLVNSGQRLAVMVNEFGTVGLDGDLIRSCGFCPDDEIDGRLVELNNGCLCCTVQDDFLPTMETLLQRSDQLDGIVVETSGLALPRPLLQALEWPAIRKRVHVNGVVTVVDGEALSAGSPVGDPAALERQREQDPNLDHLTAIDELFSDQLEAADLVLISRSDRLDVPQMESVQRQLAERLRSGAVTLAITRGVVDPALVLGMEISQEESTPVDDDHQHQSHGHNHAHHGHHDHTHVEAVSGQIRLEAGFKRDQLEQLLKSFVIDHDVIRLKGRLWIEGKTLPLQIQMVGPRLESWFESAPSEAWKPAGSQGLELVVIGLQNDSTQRLERCLQKSCLQGV, via the coding sequence ATGCCTTCACGACTACCTGTCACCGTGATCACAGGCTTTCTTGGAGCCGGGAAGACAACTCTTCTTCGACATCTACTTGTGAACAGCGGCCAGAGGCTGGCGGTGATGGTCAATGAATTTGGCACGGTCGGGCTCGATGGCGATCTGATTCGAAGCTGTGGCTTCTGTCCTGACGACGAGATTGACGGTCGGTTGGTGGAGCTCAACAACGGCTGTTTGTGCTGCACAGTTCAGGACGACTTCCTGCCGACGATGGAGACATTGCTGCAGCGTTCTGATCAGCTCGATGGAATCGTTGTGGAAACCAGTGGCCTGGCGCTGCCCAGACCGTTGTTACAGGCTCTTGAGTGGCCAGCCATCCGTAAGCGTGTGCACGTGAACGGAGTGGTCACCGTTGTCGATGGGGAAGCCCTCAGTGCAGGAAGCCCTGTTGGCGATCCCGCAGCCCTCGAACGTCAGCGTGAGCAGGACCCCAATCTGGATCACCTCACAGCTATCGACGAGTTGTTTAGTGATCAGCTCGAAGCTGCAGATCTTGTACTGATCAGTCGATCTGATCGTCTCGATGTCCCCCAGATGGAGTCCGTACAACGTCAGCTTGCTGAACGGTTGAGGTCGGGAGCGGTCACCCTGGCCATCACTCGTGGCGTTGTCGATCCAGCGCTCGTGCTGGGGATGGAGATTTCACAGGAGGAATCCACGCCCGTTGACGATGACCATCAACATCAAAGCCATGGCCATAACCACGCTCATCATGGCCATCACGATCACACCCATGTGGAGGCTGTGAGTGGTCAGATTCGACTGGAGGCAGGTTTCAAGCGTGATCAGCTCGAACAGCTGCTCAAAAGTTTCGTGATCGACCACGATGTGATTCGACTCAAGGGACGGCTCTGGATTGAGGGAAAAACCCTGCCTCTTCAGATCCAGATGGTGGGTCCTCGTCTTGAGAGCTGGTTTGAGTCGGCGCCATCAGAGGCCTGGAAACCCGCAGGATCCCAAGGTCTGGAGTTGGTGGTGATCGGTTTGCAGAACGATTCCACTCAGCGACTGGAAAGGTGTCTGCAAAAAAGCTGTCTCCAGGGAGTTTGA